The Elaeis guineensis isolate ETL-2024a chromosome 13, EG11, whole genome shotgun sequence genome includes a region encoding these proteins:
- the LOC140853259 gene encoding protein PHLOEM PROTEIN 2-LIKE A10-like, with product MALRYVDATLNFSRRRRRRLLLLAAAGISSYGAYRIYHLLSVSRKREKLVRLLRALISIAEAASSAADAVNLVSTDLNRFLRSDSDEIPTSLRQISKIARSEEFSCSVSRVFEALTVGIIRGFAKAESTELEPRRSSSSFSDRLLDKLLSNAGSGFASVVVGSFARNLVIGFYSRESAGELGNRTAGVSGLDSESPAVPEWVRLICDDKCRELIADSIQGFVSTAVTVYLEKTMAINAYEEIFSALTNPKHEAKVKDVLVSVCNGAVESLVKTSHQVMTTSSSNSSLSSTVAGVEAVGQKDEVFSEKHRRSSSDKKLKGGSGWVDHVSSTSAVPSNRRFVLDVTGRVTFETVRSFLEFLLLKLYNGARSGVNVVREEVVERGLEVVRYVSAKSMAIFTMCVALCLHVSIGARLLMPA from the coding sequence ATGGCTCTCCGATACGTGGACGCGACGCTGAATTTCAGCAGGCGACGTCGACGACGGCTGCTTCTTCTCGCTGCCGCTGGAATCTCCAGCTATGGCGCCTATCGGATCTACCATCTCCTGTCCGTCTCCAGGAAGCGCGAGAAGCTCGTCAGGCTCCTCAGAGCCCTGATCTCCATCGCCGAGGCAGCGTCCTCCGCCGCCGATGCCGTCAATCTCGTCTCCACCGACTTGAATCGGTTCCTCCGGTCCGATTCCGACGAGATCCCCACAAGCTTGAGGCAAATCTCCAAGATCGCCAGGTCGGAGGAGTTCTCTTGCTCGGTTTCCCGGGTTTTCGAGGCGCTCACCGTCGGGATAATCCGAGGGTTCGCGAAGGCTGAGAGCACTGAATTGGAGCCGCGGAGgagctcttcttccttctctgatCGCCTTCTGGATAAGCTCTTGTCCAACGCCGGGTCCGGCTTCGCCTCCGTGGTGGTCGGGAGCTTCGCAAGGAACCTGGTGATTGGATTCTACTCCAGGGAGTCCGCCGGAGAATTGGGCAATCGGACGGCTGGAGTTTCAGGGTTGGATTCGGAGTCGCCGGCGGTACCGGAATGGGTCCGGTTGATTTGCGACGACAAGTGCCGGGAGCTGATTGCCGATAGTATTCAGGGGTTTGTAAGCACGGCGGTGACGGTATACCTTGAGAAGACGATGGCGATCAACGCTTATGAGGAGATCTTCTCCGCCCTCACCAATCCGAAGCATGAGGCCAAGGTGAAGGATGTCTTGGTCTCTGTTTGCAATGGCGCCGTGGAATCTCTAGTCAAAACTTCGCATCAGGTGATGACCACCTCGAGCTCGAACTCCAGCTTAAGCTCCACTGTGGCCGGTGTGGAAGCTGTTGGCCAAAAAGACGAAGTCTTTAGCGAAAAACATAGGAGATCCTCGTCGGATAAGAAGCTAAAGGGTGGTAGTGGGTGGGTCGACCATGTTTCATCCACATCGGCAGTTCCGAGCAATAGGAGATTTGTTCTCGATGTCACGGGAAGAGTGACATTTGAGACTGTGAGGTCTTTTCTTGAATTCCTGTTGTTGAAGCTCTACAATGGAGCGAGGAGCGGTGTCAATGTTGTCCGTGAAGAGGTGGTGGAGAGGGGTTTGGAAGTAGTGAGGTATGTCAGTGCCAAGTCCATGGCAATATTTACAATGTGTGTGGCGTTGTGCTTGCATGTGTCGATCGGTGCGAGGCTTTTGATGCCAGCTTAA
- the LOC140853260 gene encoding uncharacterized protein: protein MPSPAARTPFPGLICRSWRSLSTLRAQSSDAAASQARGGLPRFHSPSLPSSKGSVVRVQGDEFWHMTTVLRLAVNDRVELFNGIGGLVEGYIQKVDRTGLDVMALEDPKIIAPQGIQWHVFAAFGTLKGGRADWLIEKCTELGASSVTPLPTERSPTITENRVDRLQRVILAAVKQWNHFLIFPF, encoded by the exons ATGCCATCTCCCGCCGCACGAACTCCATTTCCTGGCCTCATCTGCCGCTCGTGGCGGAGCCTCAGCACCCTCCGCGCCCAATCGTCCGATGCCGCTGCGAGCCAAGCCCGTGGCGGTCTCCCTCGCTTCCATTCCCCATCCCTTCCCTCATCCAAG GGAAGTGTTGTTCGGGTTCAAGGTGACGAGTTCTGGCACATGACGACGGTCTTGCGCCTGGCCGTGAATGATAG GGTGGAGCTCTTCAATGGGATAGGTGGTCTAGTTGAAGGTTACATACAGAAAGTTGATCGTACTGGTTTAGATGTCATGGCTTTAGAGGACCCGAAAATAATTGCTCCTCAGGGCATTCAGTGGCATGTGTTTGCTGCTTTCG GGACCTTGAAAGGTGGTCGAGCAGACTGGCTTATCGAGAAATGTACT GAATTGGGAGCTAGTAGTGTAACACCCCTGCCGACAGAGAGGTCTCCTACAATTACAGAAAATCGGGTAGACAGGTTGCAGCGTGTCATATTAGCTGCAGTTAAACAGTGGAATCACTTCTTGATTTTTCCTTTTTAA